One genomic window of Micromonospora sp. WMMD1128 includes the following:
- a CDS encoding DUF6232 family protein, translated as MQTDRSSTHPPAPTLLYARPGIVVTGERFTVGRSSWPVAEITQLRTARGPHDRLAVRAVGVSAALIAAVGVLLGFTGGLHRLTAGAYLTLGAAGLLPLLLVLAGDRWRPPAHELWGRIRGTEVLLFSSDDERQFGQVARALGRAREGARLGGWTDPPGAGPWRPAR; from the coding sequence GTGCAGACCGATCGTTCCTCCACCCATCCGCCCGCCCCCACCCTGCTCTACGCCCGGCCCGGCATCGTGGTCACCGGCGAACGCTTCACCGTCGGCCGCAGCAGCTGGCCGGTGGCCGAGATCACCCAGCTCCGGACCGCCCGCGGACCGCACGACCGGCTCGCCGTCCGGGCGGTCGGCGTCTCCGCCGCGCTGATCGCCGCCGTCGGCGTGCTGCTCGGCTTCACCGGCGGCCTGCACCGGCTCACCGCCGGGGCGTACCTCACGCTCGGCGCGGCCGGCCTGCTGCCGCTGCTGCTCGTGCTCGCCGGCGACCGCTGGCGGCCCCCGGCGCACGAGCTGTGGGGACGGATCCGCGGCACCGAGGTGCTGCTGTTCAGCAGCGACGACGAGCGCCAGTTCGGCCAGGTCGCCCGCGCCCTCGGGCGCGCCCGGGAAGGAGCCCGCCTCGGCGGCTGGACCGACCCGCCGGGCGCCGGGCCGTGGCGGCCGGCGCGCTGA
- a CDS encoding peptidoglycan DD-metalloendopeptidase family protein: MRKRWLSLGAGVAVLAATIVPAAPAMAAPTFKVPFPCNQSWSGQTRSNHSPANAIDFNRTDDLGDPVVASAPGTVDVVTNLGDTSYGKYVRINHGGGWTTYYAHLNAFNVSVGQTVGYGRVIGYVGTTGGSTGPHLHYEQRSGGSAVKIKFNGAAALYWGTKTYKSDNGCSGANTGAGTVNTAGSPLTVRSGPGTGYSAVGSVADGAGVTIHCQTSGTSVTGTYGTSSIWDRIGSGRFISDAYVYTGYDGYIPGVPRC; encoded by the coding sequence ATGCGTAAGCGGTGGCTCAGTCTCGGGGCGGGAGTGGCGGTCCTGGCCGCGACCATCGTCCCGGCGGCGCCGGCGATGGCCGCGCCGACGTTCAAGGTTCCGTTCCCGTGCAACCAGTCCTGGTCCGGGCAGACCCGGTCCAACCACAGCCCGGCGAACGCGATCGACTTCAACCGCACCGACGATCTGGGCGACCCGGTGGTGGCCAGCGCGCCCGGCACGGTCGACGTGGTGACCAACCTCGGCGACACCAGCTACGGCAAGTACGTGCGGATCAACCACGGGGGTGGCTGGACCACCTACTACGCGCACCTGAACGCCTTCAACGTCTCGGTGGGGCAGACCGTCGGATACGGACGGGTGATCGGATACGTCGGCACCACCGGCGGCTCCACCGGACCGCACCTGCACTACGAGCAGCGGTCGGGCGGCAGTGCCGTGAAGATCAAATTCAACGGCGCGGCGGCGCTCTACTGGGGCACCAAGACCTACAAGAGCGACAACGGCTGCTCCGGAGCGAACACGGGCGCGGGCACGGTGAACACCGCGGGCTCGCCGCTGACCGTGCGCTCCGGCCCGGGCACCGGCTACAGCGCGGTCGGCTCGGTGGCCGACGGGGCCGGCGTGACGATCCACTGCCAGACCAGCGGCACCTCGGTCACCGGCACCTACGGCACCAGCTCGATCTGGGACCGGATCGGCTCCGGCCGGTTCATCTCCGACGCCTACGTCTACACCGGCTACGACGGCTACATTCCGGGCGTGCCCCGCTGCTGA
- a CDS encoding dTMP kinase, translating into MASSLRTRRGGPRLRAVALIGIDGSGKTTQAHRLAEALTAAGHPATYHRNAGGRRWLGRIAKRVGRPDAQRLVGRDGLLAVESVLRWLAIALALLSCLVTGRTAVMDRWSACQYASIRAHGGHRWERLARAGYRVFPPPRVTFLLTVDPAEAYRRIEQRGTDHESMRWLTAAAAAYRSLPEYPGFVVVDGGGSPEEVSRRIRAHLSEWLPDDPAALAEPGGGGPPRPTGGGRDGPVPAQARP; encoded by the coding sequence GTGGCCAGCTCACTGCGGACGCGGCGCGGCGGACCCCGACTACGCGCCGTCGCCCTGATCGGCATCGACGGCTCCGGCAAGACCACCCAGGCCCACCGGCTCGCCGAGGCGCTCACCGCCGCCGGGCATCCGGCCACCTACCACCGCAACGCCGGCGGTCGCCGGTGGCTCGGCCGGATCGCCAAGCGCGTCGGCCGGCCGGACGCACAGCGCCTGGTCGGGCGCGACGGACTGCTCGCAGTCGAGTCCGTGCTGCGCTGGCTGGCCATCGCGCTCGCGCTGCTCAGCTGCCTGGTCACCGGCCGTACGGCGGTGATGGACCGCTGGTCGGCCTGCCAGTACGCGAGCATCCGGGCGCACGGCGGGCACCGGTGGGAACGGCTGGCCCGGGCCGGCTACCGGGTCTTCCCGCCGCCGCGGGTCACCTTCCTGCTGACCGTGGACCCGGCCGAGGCGTACCGGCGGATCGAGCAGCGCGGCACCGACCACGAGAGCATGCGGTGGCTGACCGCCGCCGCCGCCGCGTACCGGTCGCTGCCGGAGTATCCCGGTTTCGTGGTGGTGGACGGCGGCGGTTCACCGGAGGAGGTGTCCCGGCGGATCCGGGCGCACCTGAGCGAGTGGCTGCCGGACGACCCGGCGGCCCTGGCCGAACCGGGCGGGGGCGGCCCGCCGCGTCCGACCGGCGGCGGGCGGGACGGCCCGGTGCCGGCTCAGGCCCGCCCGTAG
- a CDS encoding nucleotidyltransferase produces the protein MAERGDETLMHTLKKVAAVLKESEIPFALGGSFAVYAHGGHSSEHDVDFLIRESDVDRALEALVDAGFTAERPPEDWLVKVYDEGRMVDLIHRPIETPVTEETFADTIERPVDAIRMPVLSASQLMVHKLLSFSQHYCDFARALPLARSLREQIDWERVRKETQHSPYAEAFLVLLDRLDVLPGGAPGGREIP, from the coding sequence ATGGCCGAGCGCGGGGACGAGACCCTGATGCACACGCTGAAGAAGGTCGCCGCCGTGCTCAAGGAGTCCGAGATCCCGTTCGCGCTGGGCGGCAGCTTCGCGGTGTACGCGCACGGCGGCCACTCCAGTGAGCACGACGTCGACTTCCTGATCCGGGAGTCAGACGTCGACCGGGCGCTTGAGGCGCTCGTCGACGCCGGCTTCACCGCCGAGCGTCCGCCGGAGGACTGGCTGGTCAAGGTCTACGACGAGGGGCGGATGGTGGACCTCATCCACCGGCCGATCGAGACGCCGGTGACCGAGGAGACCTTCGCCGACACCATCGAGCGGCCGGTCGACGCGATCCGGATGCCGGTGCTGTCGGCCAGCCAGCTCATGGTGCACAAGCTGCTCAGCTTCTCCCAGCACTACTGCGACTTCGCCCGCGCCCTGCCGCTCGCCCGCTCGCTGCGGGAACAGATCGACTGGGAGCGGGTACGGAAGGAAACGCAGCACTCGCCGTACGCGGAGGCGTTCCTCGTGCTGCTCGATCGGCTGGACGTGCTGCCCGGCGGCGCGCCCGGCGGAAGGGAGATCCCGTGA
- a CDS encoding sigma-70 family RNA polymerase sigma factor — MARNRATGASEGTVAIVDKNIGMRTDEVAEERDLVGVYLHEISRTPLLDAAREVELSKSIEAGLYAEHLIDTERIPDGATREELERVVVDGERAKDLFIRANLRLVVSIARRYVRSGMPMLDLIQEGNTGLVRAVEKFDYERGFKFSTYATWWIRQAISRAIAQQERTVRLPVHLVEDVNRMRNVARQLTRELGGDPEPEQIATALGVTVERVNELVRWSQDTVSLDTPVGDDGDTNLGDLVADSDAPSPEEIVLTGLERQRIEGLLNHLDDRSAGIMRARYGLEDGREHSLTEVASRFSLSRERIRQLEIQALGRLRELARAEGLQAA, encoded by the coding sequence ATGGCAAGGAACCGGGCAACCGGCGCGAGTGAGGGGACCGTGGCAATAGTGGACAAGAACATCGGCATGCGTACCGACGAGGTCGCCGAGGAGCGGGACCTGGTCGGCGTCTACCTGCACGAGATCTCCCGGACGCCGCTGCTGGACGCCGCCCGGGAGGTGGAGCTCTCCAAGTCGATCGAGGCCGGCCTCTACGCCGAGCACCTGATCGACACCGAGCGGATTCCCGACGGGGCCACCCGGGAGGAGCTGGAGCGCGTGGTCGTCGACGGTGAGCGGGCCAAGGACCTGTTCATCCGTGCGAACCTGCGGCTGGTCGTCTCCATCGCCCGCCGCTACGTGCGCTCCGGCATGCCCATGCTGGACCTGATCCAGGAGGGCAACACCGGCCTGGTCCGGGCCGTCGAGAAGTTCGACTACGAGCGGGGCTTCAAGTTCTCCACCTACGCGACCTGGTGGATCCGCCAGGCCATCAGCCGGGCGATCGCCCAGCAGGAGCGGACCGTGCGGCTGCCCGTGCACCTGGTGGAGGACGTCAACCGGATGCGCAACGTGGCCCGGCAGCTCACCCGCGAGCTGGGTGGCGACCCGGAGCCGGAGCAGATCGCGACCGCGCTCGGCGTCACCGTCGAGCGAGTCAACGAGCTGGTCCGCTGGTCGCAGGACACCGTCTCGCTGGACACCCCGGTGGGCGACGACGGCGACACCAACCTCGGTGACCTGGTCGCCGACAGCGACGCGCCGTCGCCGGAGGAGATCGTGCTGACCGGCCTGGAGCGGCAGCGGATCGAGGGTCTGCTCAACCACCTCGACGACCGGTCGGCCGGCATCATGCGGGCCCGCTACGGCCTGGAGGACGGCCGCGAGCACTCGCTGACCGAGGTCGCCTCCCGGTTCTCGCTCTCCCGGGAGCGGATCCGCCAGCTGGAGATCCAGGCCCTCGGCCGGCTCCGTGAGCTGGCCCGCGCGGAGGGCTTGCAGGCGGCCTGA
- a CDS encoding TspO/MBR family protein: MTISGSIRRARGGRRWWALLGFGAATFAAAAIGGLGVRGTSAEYQSLEQPAWAPPSWLFGPVWTVLYALIAIAGWLVWRRVGFGPALGAWVAQLVLNAIWTPLFFGAGRYGLAFAEIVLMWLAIGVTVALFRRVSRPATLLMLPYWAWVTFAAALNFAIWRMNA, translated from the coding sequence ATGACGATCTCCGGAAGCATCCGGCGGGCCCGCGGCGGCCGGCGCTGGTGGGCTCTGCTGGGGTTCGGCGCCGCCACGTTCGCCGCCGCCGCGATCGGCGGGCTGGGCGTCCGGGGCACCTCCGCCGAGTACCAGAGCCTGGAGCAACCTGCCTGGGCTCCGCCGTCGTGGCTGTTCGGCCCGGTCTGGACCGTGCTCTACGCGTTGATCGCGATCGCCGGCTGGCTGGTCTGGCGCCGGGTCGGATTCGGCCCCGCGCTCGGGGCCTGGGTCGCGCAACTGGTGCTCAACGCGATCTGGACCCCGCTCTTCTTCGGCGCCGGCCGGTACGGGTTGGCGTTCGCCGAGATCGTGCTGATGTGGCTGGCGATCGGCGTGACCGTCGCGCTGTTCCGCCGGGTCTCCCGGCCGGCGACGCTGCTGATGCTGCCGTACTGGGCGTGGGTCACGTTCGCCGCCGCGCTGAACTTCGCCATCTGGCGGATGAACGCCTGA
- a CDS encoding DUF6158 family protein, which produces MTESASRDASPEQRVTEWDGDHARAGTVDEELPGVDPTELGDDDLIREVRSLHRTRLDTLRHATDSALANHLRRTAELETEYLARHPGREVDPHRLRDV; this is translated from the coding sequence ATGACCGAATCGGCAAGCCGGGACGCCAGCCCGGAGCAGCGGGTCACCGAGTGGGACGGCGACCACGCCCGCGCCGGGACCGTCGACGAGGAGCTTCCCGGCGTGGACCCCACCGAGCTGGGCGACGACGACCTCATCCGGGAGGTACGCAGCCTGCACCGGACCCGGCTGGACACGCTGCGGCACGCCACCGACTCCGCGCTCGCCAACCACCTGCGCCGCACCGCCGAACTGGAGACCGAGTACCTGGCCCGGCACCCCGGCCGGGAGGTCGACCCGCACCGGCTGCGGGACGTCTGA
- a CDS encoding C40 family peptidase translates to MSSLRMLLRSLAVAGLSAALLAPASVARAEPTTAELTKQIEKSSTELERIVESYNKLNEDIKANKAEAASLQARIGPLQEQAERSRADVAVLAATAYKTGGMRTAAALLEPGGTAALPERLGTLDQLTRQRQRTITGFTADQRRLIDQKTKLDVTLAREAAQVKQLKAGKKRIEADLSRLYEMRRKAYGRATEAPAKASSAGKPPAVSGDAGIAVRYAYGAVGKPYGYGNDGPGSYDCSGLTMAAWRAANKSLPHNAAKQWKATTRISRSQLQPGDLVFYSGLGHVAIYVGSGQIIDAPSAGRNVSKRGMNIMSIAGYGRV, encoded by the coding sequence TTGTCGTCCTTACGGATGCTGCTCCGCTCGCTCGCGGTGGCCGGCCTCTCGGCCGCGCTGCTCGCCCCGGCGTCGGTGGCTCGGGCCGAGCCCACCACCGCCGAGCTGACGAAGCAGATCGAGAAGTCCTCGACTGAGCTGGAGCGAATCGTCGAGTCCTACAACAAGCTCAACGAGGACATCAAGGCCAACAAGGCCGAGGCGGCCTCGTTGCAGGCCCGGATCGGCCCCTTGCAGGAACAGGCCGAGCGCAGTCGCGCCGACGTGGCCGTGCTCGCCGCGACGGCGTACAAGACCGGCGGCATGCGCACCGCCGCGGCCCTGCTGGAGCCGGGCGGCACGGCCGCGCTCCCGGAGCGGCTGGGCACGCTCGACCAGCTCACCCGCCAGCGGCAGCGCACCATCACCGGCTTCACCGCCGACCAGCGCCGGCTGATCGACCAGAAGACCAAACTGGACGTCACGCTGGCCCGGGAGGCGGCACAGGTCAAGCAACTCAAAGCCGGGAAGAAGCGGATCGAGGCGGACCTGTCCCGCCTCTACGAGATGCGCCGCAAGGCGTACGGGCGGGCCACCGAGGCGCCGGCCAAGGCGAGTTCGGCGGGCAAGCCGCCGGCGGTCTCCGGCGATGCCGGGATCGCGGTGCGGTACGCCTACGGCGCGGTCGGCAAGCCCTACGGGTACGGCAACGACGGTCCCGGCAGCTACGACTGCTCGGGCCTGACGATGGCCGCGTGGCGGGCCGCCAACAAGTCACTGCCGCACAACGCGGCAAAGCAGTGGAAGGCCACCACCCGGATCAGCCGCAGCCAGCTGCAACCGGGAGACCTGGTGTTCTACTCCGGGCTCGGGCACGTGGCGATCTACGTCGGCAGCGGCCAGATCATCGACGCGCCGAGCGCGGGCCGCAACGTCAGCAAGCGGGGCATGAACATCATGAGCATCGCCGGCTACGGCCGGGTCTGA
- a CDS encoding N-acetylmuramic acid 6-phosphate etherase codes for MTPGRVERDEVAAVRPVVRVGAPTERRNPHSVDLDLMSTRDVLTVINEADRRVPAAVAAVLDEIAETVDLAVAALRDGHRVHYFGAGTSGRLGVLDAAELAPTFNSPRHWFCAHLAGGPEAMWRAVEDAEDDEGTGAAEAADCVRPGDLVVGLAASGRTPYVLGALAASRAQGAGTVLLCANPEAEAAGSVDVFIGVDTGPEVVTGSTRMKAGTAQKLVLNTFSTAVMVRLGRVYSNLMIDMVATNAKLRGRMISILVEATGCAEEVCRVALQQTDGDLKTALVTLVSGAEVPAARAALARAADQVRGALALLAS; via the coding sequence ATGACGCCGGGTCGGGTGGAGCGCGACGAGGTGGCCGCCGTGCGCCCGGTGGTGCGCGTCGGCGCGCCGACCGAGCGGCGTAACCCGCACAGCGTCGACCTCGACCTGATGTCCACCCGGGACGTGCTCACCGTGATCAACGAGGCGGACCGGCGGGTGCCGGCCGCGGTGGCCGCCGTGCTCGACGAGATCGCCGAGACCGTCGACCTCGCCGTCGCCGCGTTGCGTGACGGGCACCGGGTGCACTACTTCGGCGCCGGCACCTCCGGTCGCCTCGGGGTGCTCGACGCGGCCGAGCTGGCCCCCACGTTCAACTCGCCACGGCACTGGTTCTGCGCGCACCTGGCGGGCGGCCCGGAGGCGATGTGGCGGGCCGTCGAGGACGCCGAGGACGACGAGGGCACCGGCGCCGCCGAGGCCGCCGACTGCGTACGCCCCGGTGACCTGGTGGTCGGCCTGGCGGCAAGCGGGCGCACCCCGTACGTCCTCGGGGCGCTCGCCGCATCCCGGGCGCAGGGTGCCGGGACCGTGCTGCTCTGCGCCAATCCGGAGGCCGAGGCCGCCGGCTCGGTGGACGTGTTCATCGGGGTGGACACCGGACCCGAGGTGGTCACCGGTTCGACCCGGATGAAGGCCGGCACCGCGCAGAAGTTGGTGCTCAACACGTTCTCCACGGCCGTGATGGTGCGCCTCGGCCGGGTCTACTCCAACCTGATGATCGACATGGTCGCCACGAACGCGAAGCTGCGCGGCCGGATGATCTCGATCCTGGTGGAGGCCACCGGCTGCGCCGAGGAGGTCTGCCGGGTCGCCCTCCAGCAGACCGACGGCGACCTCAAGACCGCCCTGGTCACGCTGGTCTCCGGGGCCGAGGTGCCGGCCGCCCGGGCCGCCCTGGCCCGGGCCGCCGACCAGGTGCGCGGCGCGTTGGCCCTGCTCGCCTCCTGA
- a CDS encoding MurR/RpiR family transcriptional regulator, whose protein sequence is MAKSPKISASHEPGGLIVHISGLLPSLSPAEQRVARLVVADPADAARRTITDLATAAETSEATVIRFCRSVGMNGYPQLRIRLAAEAARRIEPPDVRVVGGDIPPGADLAQIIATIAFNDARAVEETAEQLDPAVCAQVVEAIGAAGRIDVYGAGASGFVASDFQQKLHRIGRVAFYFPDVHTALTSAALLGRGDVAIGISHTGTTSDVIEVLEQARTRGATTVALTNFPRSPITEVADHVLTTAARETTYRSGATASRLAQLTVVDCLFVGVAARSRTRTKKALEATAEAVQSRRVGPGRRRA, encoded by the coding sequence GTGGCGAAGAGTCCGAAGATTTCTGCGAGTCACGAGCCCGGTGGACTGATCGTCCACATCAGCGGCCTCCTGCCCTCGCTGTCCCCGGCCGAGCAGCGGGTCGCCCGGCTGGTCGTCGCCGATCCCGCGGACGCGGCCCGGCGCACCATCACCGACCTCGCCACCGCCGCCGAGACGTCCGAGGCGACAGTCATCCGGTTCTGCCGCTCGGTCGGCATGAACGGCTACCCGCAACTGCGGATCCGGCTCGCCGCCGAGGCCGCCCGCCGGATCGAGCCGCCGGACGTCCGGGTGGTCGGCGGCGACATCCCGCCCGGCGCCGACCTGGCCCAGATCATCGCCACCATCGCGTTCAACGACGCACGGGCCGTCGAGGAGACCGCCGAGCAGCTCGACCCGGCGGTCTGCGCGCAGGTGGTCGAGGCGATCGGCGCGGCCGGCCGGATCGACGTCTACGGCGCCGGCGCCAGCGGCTTCGTCGCCTCCGACTTCCAGCAGAAGCTGCACCGCATCGGCCGGGTCGCGTTCTACTTCCCGGACGTGCACACCGCGCTCACCTCCGCCGCGCTGCTGGGCCGGGGCGACGTCGCGATCGGCATCTCGCACACCGGCACCACGTCCGACGTCATCGAGGTGCTGGAGCAGGCCCGCACGCGCGGGGCCACCACGGTGGCGCTCACCAATTTCCCCCGCTCACCGATCACCGAGGTCGCGGACCACGTGCTCACCACCGCCGCCCGGGAGACGACCTACCGGTCCGGCGCGACGGCCAGCCGGCTGGCCCAGCTCACCGTGGTGGACTGCCTCTTCGTCGGCGTGGCCGCCCGGAGCCGGACCCGGACGAAGAAGGCGCTGGAGGCCACCGCCGAGGCCGTCCAGTCACGCCGGGTGGGCCCGGGGCGGAGGCGGGCATGA
- a CDS encoding GPGG-motif small membrane protein, translated as MELILWILAVVLVVAGILALFRRQILWGIVLIVVGLLVGPGGVSIFNT; from the coding sequence ATGGAGCTGATTCTCTGGATTCTCGCAGTCGTACTCGTGGTCGCCGGAATTCTTGCCCTCTTCCGTCGGCAGATCCTCTGGGGCATCGTCCTGATCGTCGTGGGCCTGCTGGTCGGCCCGGGTGGCGTCAGCATCTTCAACACGTAA
- a CDS encoding SDR family NAD(P)-dependent oxidoreductase, with product MVDRTVLVTGGTGGLGGAVTAAFLGGGWRVVVPGREAGETTPDGPVRVTADLLTPEGAARAVATATGEPTAPLRAVVNLVGGYASGGLVHETPVEEFERMLRINLRPTYLVTQAALPHLVAAGGGTVVCVSARAAAAPFPGAAGYATAKAGVQAFANAVAVEYKQRGVRCNTVLPSVVDTPANRAAQPDADHRRWVPPAEIAAVIRFLAGDESAPTSGASIPVYGRA from the coding sequence ATGGTGGATCGCACGGTGCTGGTGACCGGAGGCACGGGTGGGCTCGGCGGCGCGGTCACCGCCGCCTTCCTCGGCGGAGGGTGGCGGGTGGTCGTACCCGGTCGGGAGGCCGGGGAGACGACGCCCGACGGGCCGGTGCGGGTGACGGCGGACCTGCTCACCCCCGAGGGCGCCGCGCGGGCGGTGGCAACGGCCACCGGCGAGCCCACGGCGCCGCTGCGGGCGGTGGTCAACCTCGTCGGCGGGTACGCCAGCGGCGGGCTGGTGCACGAGACCCCGGTCGAGGAGTTCGAGCGGATGCTGCGGATCAACCTGCGCCCGACCTACCTGGTGACCCAGGCGGCGCTGCCGCACCTGGTCGCGGCCGGCGGCGGCACGGTGGTCTGCGTGTCGGCCCGGGCGGCGGCGGCCCCGTTTCCCGGCGCGGCCGGCTACGCCACCGCGAAGGCCGGGGTGCAGGCGTTCGCCAACGCGGTCGCGGTGGAGTACAAGCAGCGTGGGGTGCGGTGCAACACGGTGCTGCCGAGCGTCGTCGACACCCCGGCCAACCGGGCCGCCCAACCCGACGCGGACCACCGGCGATGGGTGCCGCCGGCCGAGATCGCCGCGGTGATCCGCTTCCTGGCCGGCGACGAGTCCGCACCGACGAGTGGCGCGAGCATCCCGGTCTACGGGCGGGCCTGA
- a CDS encoding DUF3817 domain-containing protein gives MGGALTRYRVIAWIVGVALVVLVLIGMPLKYGFDNPSVVAVVGVAHGWLYMLYLALTFDLSRRADWPLKRMLLVMLAGTVPFVSFYAERRVSHWVAAERRPRTPEPVAG, from the coding sequence GTGGGCGGAGCCCTTACCCGGTACCGCGTGATCGCCTGGATCGTGGGCGTGGCGCTGGTGGTGCTGGTCCTGATCGGCATGCCGCTGAAGTACGGCTTCGACAATCCGAGCGTGGTGGCCGTGGTGGGCGTCGCGCACGGCTGGCTCTACATGCTCTATCTGGCGCTCACGTTCGACCTGTCCCGCCGGGCCGACTGGCCGTTGAAGCGGATGCTGCTGGTGATGCTGGCCGGGACGGTGCCGTTCGTCTCGTTCTACGCCGAGCGGCGGGTGAGCCACTGGGTGGCGGCCGAGCGCCGGCCCCGTACCCCGGAGCCGGTCGCCGGCTGA